The Vitis riparia cultivar Riparia Gloire de Montpellier isolate 1030 chromosome 3, EGFV_Vit.rip_1.0, whole genome shotgun sequence genome includes a region encoding these proteins:
- the LOC117910853 gene encoding pentatricopeptide repeat-containing protein At4g35130, chloroplastic — MASTFPHTYFYNSKRPRNASREKRARTPQTNPDTDLILKPRIFKTARSKRNQSFLVERNSVSLTRALSSYVERGYMKKALDLFENMRQCDTFIWNVMIRGFVDNGLFWDAVDFYHRMEFGGVRGDNFTYPFVIKACGGLYDLAEGERVHGKVIKSGLDLDVYIGNSLIIMYAKIGCIVSAEMVFREMPVRDLVSWNSMISGYVSVGDGWRSLSCFREMQASGIKLDRFSVIGILGACSLEGFLRNGKEIHCQMMRSRLELDVMVQTSLVDMYAKCGRMDYAERLFDQITDKSIVAWNAMIGGYSLNAQSFESFAYVRKMQEAGKLHPDWITMINLLPSCAQLEAILLGKSVHGFAIRNGFLPHLVLETALVDMYGECGKLKPAECLFGQMNERNLISWNAMIASYMKNGENRKAMTLFQDLCNKTLKPDATTIASILPAYAELASLREAEQIHGYVTKVKLDSNTFVSNSIVFMYGKCGNLLRAREIFDRMTFKDVISWNTVIMAYAIHGFGRISIELFSEMREKGFEPNGSTFVSLLLSCSVAGLVNEGWEYFNSMKRDYNINPGIEHYGCILDLIGRTGNLDHAKNFIEEMPLAPTARIWGSLLTASRNKGDVELAEIAAEHILSLEHDNTGCYVLLSNMYAEAGRWEDAERIKFHMKKEGLEKSVGCSVVDLSSKTFRFVNQDRSDNEINMVYDVLDIISKKIGEDVYVHSLTKFRPSDLEKKRANSPKSHSLRLAICFGLISTTIGNPVLVRKNIRICEACHRFAKRISETTKREIIVRDSKIFHHFNGGHCSCGDYW; from the coding sequence ATGGCTTCAACCTTCCCTCACACCTACTTCTACAATTCCAAACGACCCAGAAACGCTTCGAGGGAAAAACGAGCCCGAACCCCACAAACAAACCCGGACACTGACCTAATACTGAAGCCACGGATCTTCAAAACAGCCCGAAGTAAGAGAAATCAATCGTTTTTGGTTGAACGAAACAGTGTCTCGCTCACTAGAGCTCTTTCCTCGTATGTGGAACGTGGGTACATGAAGAAGGCACTCGACCTGTTTGAGAATATGCGTCAGTGTGATACTTTCATTTGGAATGTGATGATTAGAGGGTTTGTTGATAATGGATTGTTTTGGGATGCGGTTGATTTTTACCATAGAATGGAATTCGGAGGGGTTAGAGGTGATAATTTCACTTACCCGTTTGTGATAAAGGCGTGTGGTGGGTTGTATGATTTGGCAGAAGGAGAGAGGGTTCATGGGAAAGTGATTAAGAGTGGGTTGGATTTGGATGTTTATATTGGGAATTCACTTATTATTATGTATGCGAAGATTGGGTGTATTGTGTCTGCGGAGATGGTGTTCCGGGAAATGCCTGTTAGGGACTTGGTTTCTTGGAATTCTATGATTAGTGGGTACGTTTCAGTTGGGGATGGTTGGAGATCACTGTCGTGTTTTCGTGAAATGCAAGCATCTGGTATTAAACTGGATAGGTTCAGTGTGATTGGCATACTTGGTGCTTGTTCTCTTGAGGGTTTTCTGCGAAATGGGAAGGAAATTCACTGCCAAATGATGCGAAGTAGGCTTGAATTGGATGTTATGGTTCAGACATCACTGGTAGACATGTATGCAAAATGTGGTAGGATGGATTATGCAGAGAGGTTGTTTGATCAAATTACTGATAAAAGCATTGTGGCATGGAATGCTATGATAGGGGGATATTCTCTAAATGCACAATCCTTTGAGTCATTTGCTTATGTGAGAAAGATGCAGGAGGCTGGAAAATTGCATCCTGATTGGATTACAATGATAAACTTGCTCCCTTCTTGTGCACAGTTAGAAGCAATCTTGCTGGGTAAATCTGTTCATGGCTTTGCAATTAGAAATGGGTTTCTCCCTCATCTGGTCTTGGAGACTGCTCTGGTAGATATGTATGGAGAGTGCGGAAAGCTGAAACCAGCAGAATGTTTGTTTGGTCAAATGAATGAAAGGAATTTGATATCTTGGAATGCCATGATCGCTTCTTATATGAAAAATGGGGAGAACAGGAAGGCCATGACACTGTTCCAAGATCTTTGCAACAAGACTCTTAAACCAGATGCAACTACAATTGCTAGCATCCTGCCCGCCTATGCCGAGTTAGCCTCATTGAGAGAGGCAGAACAAATTCATGGTTATGTCACGAAAGTAAAGCTTGATTCAAATACCTTTGTCTCTAATTCTATTGTTTTTATGTATGGAAAATGTGGGAATCTCCTGAGAGCAAGGGAAATTTTTGATAGGATGACTTTTAAGGATGTCATTTCATGGAACACGGTCATTATGGCTTATGCCATTCATGGGTTCGGGAGAATTTCCATTGAATTGTTCTCTGAGATGAGGGAGAAGGGCTTTGAACCTAATGGCAGTACTTTTGTTTCCTTGTTATTATCTTGTAGTGTTGCTGGCTTGGTCAATGAAGGGTGGGAATACTTCAATTCAATGAAAAGAGACTACAATATCAATCCGGGAATAGAGCATTATGGTTGTATACTTGATCTTATTGGTCGCACCGGGAATCTTGACCATGCCAAGAATTTCATTGAAGAAATGCCACTGGCTCCCACAGCCAGAATATGGGGATCTTTGTTGACTGCAAGTAGAAACAAAGGAGATGTAGAGTTAGCTGAAATTGCAGCTGAGCACATTTTATCCCTGGAACACGACAATACTGGTTGTTATGTCTTGCTTTCTAATATGTATGCTGAAGCGGGGAGGTGGGAAGATGCGGAGCGGATTAAATTTCATATGAAGAAAGAGGGATTAGAAAAATCAGTTGGATGTAGTGTGGTTGACCTCAGTAGTAAGACTTTCAGGTTCGTGAATCAAGATCGGTCCGACAATGAAATCAACATGGTCTATGATGTGTTAGATATCATCTCAAAGAAGATAGGAGAAGATGTTTATGTTCATAGTCTCACCAAGTTCAGACCATCTgatttagagaaaaaaagagcAAACTCGCCAAAAAGTCACAGTTTGAGGTTAGCAATTTGCTTTGGCTTGATCTCAACAACTATTGGAAACCCTGTTCTTGTAAGAAAAAACATTAGAATATGTGAAGCTTGCCATAGATTTGCAAAGAGGATTTCAGAGACAACTAAAAGAGAGATAATAGTCAGGGATTCAAAGATCTTTCACCACTTCAACGGTGGGCATTGTTCATGTGGAGATTATTGGTGA
- the LOC117911499 gene encoding F-box protein SKIP23-like, protein MQAQTQSRKLQLNSSMARWSQLPKDLLLLVAQRLNTHFDLLCLRSVCSSWHACVPSRPHPLPSRFPILPTNGTSWGLYLSRRTILCLGLPESHCQPTIGSWLIKVEEDVPDMAHLVNPLSTFQFKHLPPNFPKTFDFSRFRVSELGQEYVLQYMNHRPSGEADEGSLHKGKVAFYSTSNGEDFVMLTIHVSGKLAMFRHGNKRLKTIDDMPSCDDLIFFNGEFYAIDNTGRTVVVAIGSPPVLSLIADSVIGGNKKSLVESNGELLMVNTYFDQGIHGIMNRAVRFKVFKLNQIGHMWVEVENLGDRILFLGEKSTFSAVASEFCGCDGNCIYYTNSFFFPNDQEDDAYTGIGIFNLENGNLGPLSSFPNYSKVIWPPPAWVYIDNIGDI, encoded by the coding sequence ATGCAGGCACAAACTCAATCAAGAAAGCTTCAACTCAACTCATCCATGGCAAGATGGTCTCAACTCCCCAAAGACCTCCTTCTCCTAGTTGCCCAGCGCCTGAATACCCATTTCGATCTCCTCTGTCTCCGATCAGTCTGCTCCTCCTGGCATGCTTGTGTCCCCTCCAGACCCCATCCACTCCCTTCCCGTTTCCCAATCCTTCCCACCAATGGAACCTCCTGGGGTTTATATCTTTCTAGGCGCACAATTCTGTGTCTTGGATTACCTGAATCTCACTGCCAACCCACCATCGGCTCCTGGCTGATCAAAGTTGAAGAAGATGTCCCTGATATGGCACACCTGGTGAACCCACTCTCCACATTTCAATTCAAACATCTTCCACCAAATTTCCCAAAAACTTTTGACTTTTCCAGGTTTCGGGTCTCTGAATTAGGGCAAGAGTATGTCCTTCAGTACATGAATCATCGCCCATCTGGAGAGGCTGATGAGGGGAGCTTGCACAAGGGTAAGGTTGCTTTCTATAGCACCAGCAATGGTGAAGATTTTGTAATGCTTACAATTCATGTGTCTGGAAAATTGGCCATGTTTAGGCATGGAAACAAAAGGTTGAAAACAATTGATGATATGCCATCTTGTGATGATTTGATATTCTTTAATGGAGAATTCTATGCCATTGATAACACTGGAAGGACTGTAGTTGTGGCCATTGGATCACCTCCAGTTCTAAGTTTGATCGCTGACTCAGTGATTGGTGGCAACAAGAAGAGCTTGGTTGAGTCCAATGGCGAATTGTTGATGGTCAACACATACTTTGATCAAGGGATTCATGGCATAATGAATAGAGCAGTCCGGTTTAAGGTTTTCAAGCTAAATCAAATTGGGCATATGTGGGTTGAGGTTGAAAACTTGGGTGATCGAATCCTGTTTTTGGGTGAGAAAAGTACATTCTCAGCTGTGGCTTCTGAATTTTGTGGGTGTGATGGGAACTGTATTTATTATACAAACAGCTTCTTCTTCCCAAATGACCAAGAAGATGATGCATATACAGGAATAGGTATATTCAACTTAGAGAATGGTAATTTGGGGCCTTTATCGAGTTTTCCCAATTATTCCAAGGTGATTTGGCCACCGCCAGCTTGGGTTTATATCGATAATATCGGAGATATATGA
- the LOC117909083 gene encoding 24-methylenesterol C-methyltransferase 2-like has product MDSLALFCTASLVAGGVYWFVFLLGAAERKGKRAVHLSGGSISGDKVRDNYKQYWSFFRRPKEIETADKVPAFVDTFYNLVTDIYEWGWGQSFHFSPSVAGKSHRDATRVHEEMAADLLGIRAGDRVLDAGCGVGGPMRAIARHSGANVVGITINEYQVNRAHLHNKKAGLESQCEVVCGNFLEMPFPDNSFDGAYSIEATCHAPKLEEVYSEIFRVLKPGSMYVSYEWVTTELYREDDAEHVEIIQGIERGDALPGLRSYRDIVEIARKVGFEVVKEKDLAKPPAGPWWARLKMGRIAYWRNHILVTVLGWLGIAPKGVVDVHEMLFKTADYLTRGGETGIFTPMHMILCRKPES; this is encoded by the coding sequence ATGGACTCTTTGGCTCTGTTTTGTACAGCTTCTCTTGTCGCCGGCGGTGTGTACTGGTTCGTCTTCCTCCTTGGCGCTGCCGAGCGTAAAGGCAAACGAGCCGTACACCTCTCTGGCGGCTCCATCTCCGGAGACAAAGTCCGGGATAATTACAAGCAATACTGGTCATTCTTCCGCCGTCCTAAGGAGATCGAGACCGCCGATAAAGTTCCGGCGTTCGTCGACACTTTCTACAACCTCGTCACTGACATTTATGAGTGGGGCTGGGGCCAGTCGTTCCACTTCTCGCCGTCCGTGGCCGGGAAGTCGCACCGAGATGCCACGCGCGTCCACGAAGAGATGGCTGCAGATCTACTCGGAATCCGAGCTGGAGATCGGGTACTCGACGCAGGATGCGGCGTCGGCGGGCCGATGCGAGCCATCGCGAGGCACTCCGGTGCTAATGTAGTTGGAATCACGATCAATGAGTACCAGGTGAACCGCGCTCACTTACACAACAAGAAAGCTGGTCTCGAATCGCAATGCGAGGTGGTATGCGGTAACTTTCTCGAAATGCCGTTCCCGGATAACTCTTTCGACGGCGCCTACTCGATCGAAGCGACGTGCCACGCGCCGAAGCTCGAAGAGGTTTACAGCGagatttttagggttttgaagCCTGGGTCAATGTATGTCTCATATGAATGGGTAACTACTGAATTGTACAGAGAAGATGATGCAGAGCATGTGGAGATCATACAGGGAATTGAGAGGGGTGATGCATTGCCTGGACTAAGGAGTTACAGAGACATTGTAGAAATTGCGCGAAAAGTCGGGTTTGAGGTGGTGAAAGAGAAGGATTTGGCGAAGCCTCCGGCAGGGCCGTGGTGGGCTAGGTTGAAGATGGGGAGAATTGCGTATTGGAGGAACCATATACTGGTAACAGTGCTGGGTTGGTTGGGGATTGCTCCGAAAGGGGTTGTTGATGTGCATGAGATGCTGTTCAAGACTGCTGATTATTTGACTAGAGGTGGAGAGACTGGGATTTTCACTCCTATGCACATGATCCTCTGTAGAAAACCCGAATCATAG
- the LOC117911905 gene encoding hippocampus abundant transcript-like protein 1 codes for MEKLAGLTHLFVTVLLGSFSAFIVVPAITDVTMSALCPGKDECSLAIYLSGFQQAIIGLGTVVMTPVIGNLSDEYGRKALLTIPMALSIIPLAILAYSRTTTSFYAYFVIRTLTAMVGEGSINCLALAYVADNISEGQRASAFGVLSGVASAAFVCGTLAARFLSTASTFQVATLVSMIATIYMRVFLKETFPKGDSSQALLKKEPGMSPDDGNSSEKIQTFKKIPSIGDLISLLKCRAAFSQAAVVVFFNGLAEGGLQASLLYFLKARFHFNKDQFADIMLIVGVMGTISQLLFMPLLAPRVSEEKLLSIGLFMGCTNIFLNSIAWSFWVPYAIAALAAFAVFANPCVRSIASKQVGPNDQGKAQGCISGISSSAQIISPLIFSPLTALFLSQGAPFYFPGFSIMCIGFASMIAFIQSTMIRAVPPISSQPTSNSNCIEA; via the exons ATGGAGAAGTTGGCAGGCCTGACACACCTCTTCGTGACGGTTTTGCTGGGGAGTTTCTCCGCCTTCATAGTGGTTCCGGCCATTACTGACGTCACCATGTCTGCGCTCTGCCCCGGTAAAGACGAATGCTCTCTCGCCATTTACCTCTCTGGTTTCCAGCAAGCG ATTATAGGACTGGGAACCGTTGTGATGACACCTGTAATTGGGAATTTGTCCGATGAATATGGAAGGAAGGCTCTGCTCACAATTCCAATGGCCCTCTCCATTATTCCCTTGG CTATATTGGCATATAGCAGGACTACCACCTCCTTCTACGCATACTTTGTGATCAGGACTCTTACTGCCATGGTTGGTGAAGGCAGTATAAACTGCCTTGCTCTCGCATATGTG GCAGACAACATTTCAGAAGGCCAACGAGCCTCAGCTTTCGGAGTTCTATCTGGGGTAGCATCTGCTGCCTTTGTCTGTGGAACCCTAGCCGCCCGCTTCCTCTCCACTGCCTCCACCTTTCAG GTTGCCACCCTTGTATCGATGATTGCAACCATTTACATGAGAGTTTTCCTCAAGGAGACTTTCCCCAAAGGCGATTCTTCACAGGCATTATTGAAAAAGGAACCGGGTATGAGTCCCGACGACGGCAACTCATCGGAGAAGATACAGACCTTCAAGAAAATTCCATCTATTGGAGACCTGATCAGCTTGTTGAAGTGCAG GGCGGCATTTTCACAGGCTGCAGTTGTCGTCTTCTTCAACGGTCTTGCAGAGGGTGGCCTCCAGGCCTCACTGTTG TACTTCTTGAAGGCTCGGTTTCACTTCAACAAAGACCAGTTTGCAGACATAATGCTAATCGTCGGGGTCATGGGGACCATTTCACAA CTGCTTTTCATGCCCTTGTTGGCACCTCGAGTATCAGAAGAGAAGTTGCTCTCTATAGGGCTCTTCATGGGATGCACAAAC ATATTTCTCAACAGCATAGCTTGGTCATTCTGG GTCCCATATGCCATTGCTGCGTTGGCTGCTTTTGCAGTATTTGCTAACCCTTGT GTACGAAGCATCGCATCGAAGCAAGTAGGCCCCAATGACCAG GGGAAGGCTCAAGGCTGTATATCAGGCATAAGTTCCTCAGCCCAGATCATTTCTCCCTTGATCTTTAGTCCTCTAACAG CTCTATTCTTATCTCAAGGAGCACCATTTTATTTCCCTGGTTTCAGTATCATGTGCATTGGATTTGCTTCG ATGATCGCCTTCATTCAGAGTACTATGATAAGGGCTGTTCCTCCTATTTCAAGTCAGCCAACCAGCAACAGCAACTGCATCGAGGCCTAG
- the LOC117911904 gene encoding DDB1- and CUL4-associated factor 8 isoform X2, with translation MSRRRPTTSLDRAVVDVWQREVGGLPNRSFAHRLAASKDLVLQFDIYRKLEKHRGCVNTVSFNADGDILVSGSDDRRIILWDWESGHVKRSFESGHINNVFQAKFMPYTDDRSIVTCAADGQVRRAQILECGRVETTLLAKHQGRAHKLAIEPGSPYIFYTCGEDGLVQHIDLRSRAATELLTCHQIEERRRGLRAVVQLNAIAIDPRNSNLFAVAGSDEYARLYDIRKYKWDGSTDFDQPIDFFCPSHLIGNPYVGITGLSFSDQRELLVSYNDEFIYLFTKDIGLGPDPIPASPASLGSGADHPLEASTMDTDENVSPQVYKGHKNCKTVKGVGFFGPKCEYVVSGSDCGRIFIWKKSGELIRVMEADQHVVNCIESHPHATVLASSGIEKDIKIWTPKATEKAILPKTIERKPKAMDRMYRLASPQDLMIQLFSLQRQLRTTREEHGAASLAENLVGDQELFDLIMTFNANSDVSSDDGDTSSSAEDPCS, from the exons GATCTTGTGCTTCAATTTGATATCTATAGGAAGCTGGAAAAGCACAGAGGTTGTGTGAACACAGTAAGCTTCAATGCAGATGGTGACATTCTTGTGTCAGGCTCTGATGACAGGCGGATTATACTATGGGATTGGGAATCTGGGCATGTCAAACGTTCATTTGAATCTGGTCATATTAACAATGTTTTCCAAGCAAAGTTCATGCCTTACACAGATGATCGAAGCATTGTTACTTGTGCAGCAGATGGCCAG GTGAGGCGTGCTCAGATTCTAGAATGTGGGCGGGTTGAGACTACTTTACTAGCCAAACATCAGGGACGAGCTCATAAGTTGGCCATTGAACCTGGGAGCCCTTACATATTTTACACTTGTGGTGAAGATGGATTGGTTCAGCAT ATTGACCTGAGATCTAGGGCAGCTACAGAACTTTTGACATGCCATCAAATTGAAGAAAGGAGGAGGGGATTGCGGGCCGTTGTCCAACTAAATGCGATTGCAATAGATCCAAGGAATTCAAATCTGTTTGCTGTTGCAGGGTCAGATGAATATGCTCGACTTTATGATATCCGCAAATATAAGTGGGATGGATCTACTGATTTTGATCAACCCATAGACTTCTTTTGCCCTTCACATTTGATTGGTAATCCATATGTGGGAATAACAGGCCTGTCCTTCTCAGACCAGAGAGAGCTTCTTGTGTCCTACAATGATGAGTTCATCTATCTTTTCACAAAGGATATCGGATTGGGACCTGACCCTATTCCAGCTTCTCCAGCTTCTTTGGGCAGTGGTGCAGATCATCCCTTGGAAGCATCAACTATGGATACTGATGAAAATGTTTCTCCCCAAGTCTACAAGGGGCACAAAAATTGTAAGACAGTGAAGGGTGTAGGCTTCTTTGGGCCTAAATGTGAGTATGTGGTGAGTGGGTCAGACTGTGGCCGCATATTCATTTGGAAGAAGAGTGGGGAGCTCATTCGTGTAATGGAAGCTGATCAGCATGTGGTCAACTGTATCGAGTCTCATCCTCATGCTACAGTGCTTGCCAGCAGTGGAATTGAGAAAGACATCAAGATATGGACTCCGAAGGCTACTGAGAAAGCTATCCTGCCTAAAACAATTGAACGG AAACCAAAGGCAATGGACAGGATGTACCGCTTGGCTTCACCCCAGGACCTGATGATACAGCTATTTTCATTGCAAAGGCAACTAAGGACAACTCGGGAGGAGCACGGTGCTGCAAGCTTGGCTGAGAACTTGGTCGGAGATCAGGAACTTTTCGATCTCATAATGACATTTAATGCCAACAGTGATGTTTCCTCTGATGATGGAGATACATCCAGCAGTGCTGAAGATCCATGTAGCTGA
- the LOC117911904 gene encoding DDB1- and CUL4-associated factor 8 isoform X1, whose amino-acid sequence MSRRRPTTSLDRAVVDVWQREVGGLPNRSFAHRLAASKDLVLQFDIYRKLEKHRGCVNTVSFNADGDILVSGSDDRRIILWDWESGHVKRSFESGHINNVFQAKFMPYTDDRSIVTCAADGQVRRAQILECGRVETTLLAKHQGRAHKLAIEPGSPYIFYTCGEDGLVQHIDLRSRAATELLTCHQIEERRRGLRAVVQLNAIAIDPRNSNLFAVAGSDEYARLYDIRKYKWDGSTDFDQPIDFFCPSHLIGNPYVGITGLSFSDQRELLVSYNDEFIYLFTKDIGLGPDPIPASPASLGSGADHPLEASTMDTDENVSPQVYKGHKNCKTVKGVGFFGPKCEYVVSGSDCGRIFIWKKSGELIRVMEADQHVVNCIESHPHATVLASSGIEKDIKIWTPKATEKAILPKTIERVMTPARFHRYFAFDDDNNYFYGDDDDDDDDDDDDDNDDDDDDDDDDDDDDDAEDGDDEDDDDDNGDDDDDDYNDNIDDDDGGGGGGGIDGVGDDHDDDGDDDFVGDFCDAIDDL is encoded by the exons GATCTTGTGCTTCAATTTGATATCTATAGGAAGCTGGAAAAGCACAGAGGTTGTGTGAACACAGTAAGCTTCAATGCAGATGGTGACATTCTTGTGTCAGGCTCTGATGACAGGCGGATTATACTATGGGATTGGGAATCTGGGCATGTCAAACGTTCATTTGAATCTGGTCATATTAACAATGTTTTCCAAGCAAAGTTCATGCCTTACACAGATGATCGAAGCATTGTTACTTGTGCAGCAGATGGCCAG GTGAGGCGTGCTCAGATTCTAGAATGTGGGCGGGTTGAGACTACTTTACTAGCCAAACATCAGGGACGAGCTCATAAGTTGGCCATTGAACCTGGGAGCCCTTACATATTTTACACTTGTGGTGAAGATGGATTGGTTCAGCAT ATTGACCTGAGATCTAGGGCAGCTACAGAACTTTTGACATGCCATCAAATTGAAGAAAGGAGGAGGGGATTGCGGGCCGTTGTCCAACTAAATGCGATTGCAATAGATCCAAGGAATTCAAATCTGTTTGCTGTTGCAGGGTCAGATGAATATGCTCGACTTTATGATATCCGCAAATATAAGTGGGATGGATCTACTGATTTTGATCAACCCATAGACTTCTTTTGCCCTTCACATTTGATTGGTAATCCATATGTGGGAATAACAGGCCTGTCCTTCTCAGACCAGAGAGAGCTTCTTGTGTCCTACAATGATGAGTTCATCTATCTTTTCACAAAGGATATCGGATTGGGACCTGACCCTATTCCAGCTTCTCCAGCTTCTTTGGGCAGTGGTGCAGATCATCCCTTGGAAGCATCAACTATGGATACTGATGAAAATGTTTCTCCCCAAGTCTACAAGGGGCACAAAAATTGTAAGACAGTGAAGGGTGTAGGCTTCTTTGGGCCTAAATGTGAGTATGTGGTGAGTGGGTCAGACTGTGGCCGCATATTCATTTGGAAGAAGAGTGGGGAGCTCATTCGTGTAATGGAAGCTGATCAGCATGTGGTCAACTGTATCGAGTCTCATCCTCATGCTACAGTGCTTGCCAGCAGTGGAATTGAGAAAGACATCAAGATATGGACTCCGAAGGCTACTGAGAAAGCTATCCTGCCTAAAACAATTGAACGG GTTATGACACCAGCTAGATTTCATCGTTACTTTGCCTTTGACGATGATAACAATTATTTCTATggcgatgatgatgatgatgatgatgatgatgatgatgatgataatgatgatgatgacgacgACGATGATGATGACGATGACGATGACGATGCTGAAGATGGTGATGATGAGGACGACGACGACGAcaatggtgatgatgatgatgacgattACAATGACaacattgatgatgatgatggtggtggtggtggtggtggcatTGATGGTGTTGGTGATGACCATGACGATGATGgggatgatgattttgttggtGATTTTTGTGATGCTATTGATGATTTGTGA